One genomic segment of Pandoraea sputorum includes these proteins:
- a CDS encoding ribosomal protein uL16 3-hydroxylase yields the protein MTTSRSPLPLLGDLAPDAFMKRYWHKRPLLIRQAIPGFSAPLSREALFALAAQDDVESRLITHARKRWQLDHGPFDIDDLPPLTRKQWTLLVQGVNLHAPAVDALMQQFRFIPDARLDDVMISYATDGGGVGPHLDSYDVFLLQAHGKRRWRIGPQRDTTWLENVPLRILKNFEAEEEWVLEPGDMLYLPPGYAHDGVAEGECMTYSIGFRAPLEQEMLQNFLYYLAENAGDLPFARHFAGRYADPKQPAVKHPAALPDAMIDTLVSQLERVRWGQKEVEDFLGRWLSEPKSHVFFDPPEKPLSTSRFVHEVSARGLTLSPKTQLLYRRNRYFINGEPLEVPVAALSTLRILADQRELNAAKCANFEQKDQEIVEILYDWYASGWLLLGPDAKGVRKLRAVRKKAG from the coding sequence ATGACGACCTCTCGCTCCCCATTGCCGTTGCTCGGCGACCTCGCTCCCGACGCTTTCATGAAGCGCTATTGGCACAAGCGCCCGTTGCTCATCCGTCAGGCGATCCCCGGCTTTTCCGCACCGCTCTCGCGTGAGGCGCTATTCGCCCTTGCTGCGCAGGACGACGTCGAATCCCGCCTCATCACCCATGCGCGCAAACGCTGGCAACTCGATCACGGCCCGTTCGATATCGACGATCTGCCGCCGCTCACGCGCAAGCAATGGACGCTCCTCGTGCAGGGCGTGAATCTTCACGCGCCCGCCGTCGACGCCCTCATGCAACAGTTTCGCTTCATTCCCGACGCGCGTCTCGACGACGTGATGATCAGCTACGCGACCGATGGCGGCGGCGTCGGCCCGCACCTCGATTCGTACGACGTGTTTCTGCTGCAAGCGCACGGCAAGCGACGCTGGCGCATCGGACCGCAGCGCGACACGACATGGCTGGAAAACGTACCGCTGCGCATTCTGAAAAACTTCGAAGCCGAAGAGGAATGGGTACTGGAGCCAGGCGACATGCTGTATCTGCCCCCGGGCTACGCACACGATGGCGTGGCCGAGGGTGAGTGCATGACGTACTCCATCGGATTCCGCGCGCCCCTCGAACAGGAGATGCTTCAGAACTTCCTGTATTACCTCGCGGAAAATGCTGGCGATCTGCCGTTTGCGCGTCATTTCGCTGGGCGATACGCAGATCCGAAGCAACCCGCCGTCAAACATCCCGCTGCACTGCCCGATGCGATGATCGACACACTCGTCTCGCAGCTTGAACGTGTGCGCTGGGGACAAAAGGAAGTCGAAGATTTCCTTGGACGCTGGCTCAGCGAACCGAAGTCGCATGTGTTCTTCGATCCGCCTGAGAAGCCCCTTTCGACGTCACGCTTCGTGCACGAAGTATCTGCACGAGGTCTGACGCTCTCGCCGAAGACGCAATTGTTGTATCGACGCAACCGCTACTTCATCAACGGCGAACCACTTGAAGTGCCTGTCGCGGCGCTCTCTACGTTACGAATCCTTGCAGACCAGCGCGAGCTGAATGCAGCGAAATGTGCGAATTTCGAGCAAAAAGACCAAGAAATCGTTGAAATTCTGTACGATTGGTATGCTTCGGGATGGCTGCTGCTTGGACCCGACGCGAAAGGCGTGCGAAAGTTGCGCGCCGTAAGGAAAAAAGCGGGGTAA
- a CDS encoding MBL fold metallo-hydrolase, producing the protein MRFASLGSGSEGNALLVEASEGASTTRILLDCGFSMREVERRLAARSIDVASLDAIVITHEHADHIGSALSLTRKYRIPLIMSWGTGQAVKVATTLSVEDSHALVRWCRSDERLTVGGLELHPYTVPHDAREPLQFVFSDGARRLGVLTDAGCPTAHVIATLGGCDALVLECNHDREMLANSKYPPSLKARIGGTYGHLANDAAAEILGAIDRAKLQRVICAHLSEQNNTPELAMAAMTAVIGTEATEILVATQAGGFDWLMC; encoded by the coding sequence GTGCGGTTCGCCAGTTTAGGCAGTGGCAGCGAAGGCAATGCCCTGCTGGTGGAGGCGTCGGAAGGCGCCTCCACGACACGCATTCTCCTCGATTGCGGTTTCTCGATGCGAGAGGTCGAGCGTCGCCTCGCGGCACGCTCGATCGACGTGGCGTCACTCGACGCTATCGTCATCACGCATGAACACGCCGATCACATCGGCAGTGCACTTTCCCTCACCCGCAAGTATCGAATCCCGCTCATCATGAGTTGGGGAACGGGGCAGGCCGTCAAGGTCGCCACGACGCTCTCTGTCGAAGACAGCCACGCGCTCGTGCGGTGGTGTCGTTCCGACGAGCGGCTGACGGTGGGTGGCCTGGAGTTGCATCCCTACACCGTGCCCCACGACGCGCGCGAGCCTCTGCAATTCGTGTTTTCCGATGGTGCTCGCCGCTTGGGGGTGCTAACCGATGCCGGGTGTCCGACGGCACACGTCATTGCCACGCTGGGCGGCTGCGACGCGTTGGTGCTTGAATGCAATCACGATCGCGAGATGCTGGCCAACAGCAAGTACCCGCCCTCGCTCAAGGCGCGCATTGGCGGCACCTATGGCCATCTGGCGAACGACGCGGCCGCGGAGATTCTCGGGGCAATCGACCGGGCAAAACTTCAGCGGGTGATCTGTGCGCATTTGAGCGAGCAGAACAATACGCCTGAGCTGGCGATGGCGGCGATGACGGCTGTCATCGGTACAGAGGCGACAGAGATCCTGGTGGCGACGCAAGCGGGCGGATTCGACTGGCTGATGTGCTAG
- the bamC gene encoding outer membrane protein assembly factor BamC encodes MKRIVSNSVARPVLAWAAIASLALVAGCSSLSSALSSDKVDYKSSKTGPSLDVPPDLTNVQAADRKYVTPGGTATLSTYETQQKVVAANPTDTVLPDVPGMKVVRDGNERWLVIQKPAGDLWPTLREFWQENGFVLTIDSSDTGVMETDWAENRAKLNQDIIRDLLGKVLDGLYSTGERDRFRTRVERDPNGGTDIYITHRRMVEVFTNSQKDTTKWEPAPNDPGLEAIMLTKLMQRFGAQADQAKAQVESAKAGGPTSQVVKTADASYLDINEPFDRAWRRVGVALDRGNFTVDDRDRAKGLYFVSYVDPASLAKDNGFFYSLFHAKEVQDQKKAKKYSVNVQGRGDSQTRVQVLDDKGNVDNSQIAQTIISVIGNQLR; translated from the coding sequence ATGAAACGAATCGTCAGTAATTCCGTAGCTCGTCCCGTGCTGGCATGGGCCGCTATTGCCTCGTTGGCCCTCGTCGCCGGATGCAGCTCGCTGTCGAGCGCCTTGTCTTCGGACAAGGTTGACTACAAGAGCTCGAAGACCGGCCCCTCGCTCGACGTCCCGCCGGATCTGACGAACGTTCAGGCCGCTGACCGCAAGTACGTGACGCCGGGCGGCACCGCCACGCTGTCGACCTACGAGACGCAGCAGAAGGTCGTTGCCGCCAATCCGACGGATACGGTGCTGCCGGACGTGCCGGGCATGAAGGTCGTGCGCGACGGCAACGAGCGTTGGCTCGTGATTCAGAAGCCGGCCGGTGATCTGTGGCCGACGCTGCGCGAGTTCTGGCAGGAAAACGGCTTCGTCCTGACGATCGACTCGTCCGACACCGGTGTGATGGAAACCGACTGGGCAGAGAACCGCGCCAAGCTGAATCAGGACATCATCCGCGATCTGCTGGGCAAGGTGCTCGACGGTCTGTATTCGACCGGCGAACGCGATCGTTTCCGTACGCGTGTCGAACGTGATCCGAACGGTGGCACGGACATCTACATCACGCATCGTCGCATGGTGGAAGTGTTCACGAACTCGCAGAAGGACACGACCAAGTGGGAGCCGGCACCGAACGATCCGGGTCTCGAAGCCATCATGCTCACGAAGCTGATGCAGCGCTTCGGTGCGCAGGCCGATCAGGCCAAGGCGCAAGTCGAAAGCGCGAAGGCGGGCGGACCGACCAGCCAGGTCGTGAAGACGGCCGATGCTTCGTACCTCGATATCAACGAGCCGTTTGATCGCGCGTGGCGTCGTGTGGGCGTGGCGCTCGATCGCGGTAACTTCACCGTGGACGATCGTGACCGCGCGAAGGGCCTGTACTTCGTGAGCTATGTCGATCCGGCATCGCTGGCGAAGGACAACGGTTTCTTCTACAGCCTGTTCCATGCGAAGGAAGTGCAGGATCAGAAGAAGGCCAAGAAGTACAGCGTGAATGTGCAGGGTCGCGGCGATAGCCAGACTCGCGTGCAGGTGCTCGACGACAAGGGTAACGTCGACAACTCGCAGATCGCTCAGACGATCATCAGCGTGATCGGCAACCAGCTCCGTTAA